Proteins from one Pseudomonas bijieensis genomic window:
- a CDS encoding FadR/GntR family transcriptional regulator, with protein MISSSTVVNSVVEKLRAALARGQWRSGEMLPGQRELAEQLGISRPSLREAVIVLETLGLVRSMPGKGVVVLEASLNDATREGSAMAGASLEDVLQLRYTLEPFIVGLVAQSISSKEVGQLRLTLMDMREALEANDSDACANAYIAFHEELFALTSNPIFQNVVQQTSNALKQSADVLRNSPEHLAERLEENEAVVRAIRGKNSAQASAEMRRHILREGQRMGIELNIPDDNLGT; from the coding sequence GTGATCAGTTCATCAACCGTCGTCAATTCCGTGGTGGAGAAGCTCCGCGCCGCCCTGGCCCGGGGCCAATGGCGCTCGGGCGAGATGCTGCCCGGCCAACGCGAGCTGGCCGAACAACTGGGCATCAGCCGACCCAGCCTGCGTGAAGCGGTGATTGTGCTGGAGACCCTGGGCCTGGTGCGATCGATGCCCGGCAAGGGCGTGGTGGTGCTGGAGGCCAGTCTCAACGATGCCACCCGTGAAGGCAGCGCCATGGCCGGCGCGAGCCTGGAAGACGTGCTGCAACTGCGCTACACCCTGGAGCCCTTCATCGTTGGCCTGGTGGCCCAGTCCATCAGCAGCAAGGAGGTCGGCCAGTTGCGCCTGACCCTCATGGACATGCGCGAAGCCCTGGAAGCCAATGACAGCGATGCCTGCGCCAACGCCTACATCGCCTTCCATGAAGAATTGTTTGCCCTGACGTCCAACCCGATCTTCCAGAACGTGGTCCAGCAGACCAGCAACGCCCTCAAGCAAAGCGCCGATGTGCTGCGCAACTCACCCGAACACCTGGCCGAGCGCCTGGAAGAAAACGAAGCCGTGGTCCGTGCCATCCGGGGCAAGAACAGCGCCCAGGCCAGCGCCGAAATGCGTCGGCACATTCTCCGGGAAGGCCAGCGCATGGGCATCGAATTGAATATTCCGGACGACAACCTCGGCACCTGA
- a CDS encoding C4-dicarboxylate transporter DctA: MLKWCSRSIFLQVVLGLVLGIVCGLTLPEYSAQLKPLGDGFIKLIKMLIGLIVFCVVVSGISGAGDLKKVGRIGLKSVIYFEILTTIALVIGLVFAFTTGIGSGANIHLDQLSSADMGDIAQRGQHMVTTTQFLMNLIPTSVIGAFAENNILQVLLFAVLFGSALNLVGDAASGISRLINELSHVIFRIMGMIVRLAPIGVFGAIAFTTSKYGLDSLQHLGNLVGLFYLTCIAFVAVILGVVMRVSGLPMLPFLKYLREELLIVLGTASSDAVLPQIMRKLEHLGVGSSTVGLVIPTGYSFNLDGFSIYLTLAIVFIANATGTPLAMSDLLTILLVSLITSKGAHGIPGSALVILAATLTAIPAIPVVGLVLVLAVDWFMGIGRALTNLIGNCVATVAIARWEKDIDIPRARKVLSGQQGYTFQPRKPVGSAHHQQF, from the coding sequence ATGCTCAAATGGTGCTCGCGGTCGATCTTCCTTCAAGTTGTCCTCGGACTGGTGCTCGGCATCGTCTGCGGGCTTACCCTTCCCGAATACTCTGCACAGCTCAAACCCCTCGGCGACGGCTTTATCAAGCTGATCAAGATGCTCATCGGCCTGATCGTGTTCTGCGTGGTGGTCAGCGGCATCTCCGGCGCCGGTGATCTCAAGAAGGTCGGGCGCATCGGCCTCAAGTCGGTCATCTATTTCGAAATACTCACCACCATCGCCTTGGTCATCGGCCTGGTCTTTGCCTTCACCACGGGCATCGGCAGCGGCGCGAACATCCATCTTGACCAGCTTTCCAGCGCCGACATGGGCGATATCGCCCAGCGCGGCCAGCACATGGTCACCACCACCCAGTTCCTGATGAACCTGATCCCGACGTCAGTGATCGGAGCATTCGCGGAGAACAACATCCTGCAGGTGCTGCTGTTTGCCGTGCTGTTTGGCAGCGCACTGAATCTCGTCGGTGATGCCGCGTCCGGTATTTCCCGCCTGATCAACGAACTCAGCCACGTGATCTTCCGCATCATGGGCATGATCGTGCGCCTGGCCCCTATCGGTGTCTTTGGCGCCATTGCCTTCACCACCAGCAAATACGGCCTGGATTCGCTACAGCACCTGGGCAACCTCGTCGGCCTGTTCTACCTGACCTGCATCGCTTTTGTCGCGGTGATCCTGGGCGTGGTGATGCGCGTGTCGGGCCTGCCGATGCTGCCGTTCCTCAAATACCTGCGCGAAGAGCTGCTGATCGTACTCGGCACCGCGTCGTCCGACGCCGTGTTGCCACAGATCATGCGCAAACTCGAACACCTGGGGGTCGGCAGCTCTACCGTGGGCCTGGTCATTCCCACCGGCTACTCGTTCAACCTCGATGGTTTTTCGATCTACCTGACCCTGGCCATTGTCTTCATCGCCAACGCGACCGGTACGCCCCTGGCCATGAGCGATCTGTTGACCATCCTGCTGGTCTCGCTGATCACCTCCAAGGGCGCCCATGGGATTCCCGGCTCGGCGCTGGTGATCCTGGCGGCCACGCTGACCGCGATCCCGGCAATCCCGGTGGTCGGCCTGGTGCTGGTGCTGGCCGTGGACTGGTTCATGGGCATCGGTCGCGCCCTGACCAACCTGATTGGCAATTGCGTGGCGACCGTGGCGATCGCCCGCTGGGAAAAAGACATCGACATCCCTCGTGCGCGCAAGGTGCTGTCCGGTCAACAAGGCTATACCTTCCAACCCAGAAAACCGGTGGGCAGTGCCCATCACCAGCAATTCTGA
- the glyA gene encoding serine hydroxymethyltransferase, with amino-acid sequence MFSRDLTIAKYDADLFAAMEQEAQRQEEHIELIASENYTSPAVMEAQGSVLTNKYAEGYPGKRYYGGCEYVDVVEQLAIDRAKQLFGADYANVQPHAGSQANAAVYLALLSAGDTILGMSLAHGGHLTHGASVSSSGKLYNAIQYGIDGNGLIDYDEVERLALEHKPKMIVAGFSAYSQVLDFPRFREIADKVGAYLFVDMAHVAGLVAAGVYPNPVPFADVVTTTTHKTLRGPRGGLILARANADIEKKLNSAVFPGAQGGPLEHVIAAKAICFKEALQPEFKAYQQQVVKNAKAMAGVFIERGFDVVSGGTENHLFLLSLIKQEISGKDADAALGKAFITVNKNSVPNDPRSPFVTSGLRFGTPAVTTRGFKEAECKELAGWICDILADLNNEAVIDAVREKVKAICKKLPVYGA; translated from the coding sequence ATGTTCAGCCGTGATTTGACTATTGCCAAGTACGACGCCGATCTCTTTGCCGCCATGGAGCAAGAAGCTCAGCGCCAGGAAGAGCACATTGAGCTGATCGCTTCGGAAAACTACACCAGCCCCGCGGTGATGGAAGCTCAAGGCTCGGTACTGACCAACAAGTACGCCGAAGGCTATCCGGGCAAGCGCTACTACGGTGGTTGCGAGTATGTCGACGTGGTCGAGCAACTGGCCATCGACCGCGCCAAGCAACTGTTCGGCGCCGATTACGCCAACGTCCAGCCGCACGCAGGCTCCCAAGCCAACGCCGCCGTGTACCTGGCGCTGCTGTCGGCCGGTGACACCATCCTGGGCATGAGCCTGGCCCACGGCGGTCACCTGACCCACGGCGCCAGCGTTTCCTCCTCCGGCAAGCTGTACAACGCCATCCAGTACGGCATCGACGGCAACGGCCTGATCGACTACGACGAAGTCGAGCGCCTGGCGCTGGAACACAAGCCGAAAATGATCGTGGCCGGTTTCTCCGCCTACTCCCAGGTCCTCGACTTCCCGCGCTTTCGCGAGATCGCCGACAAGGTCGGTGCCTACCTGTTCGTCGACATGGCTCACGTGGCCGGCCTGGTCGCCGCTGGCGTCTACCCGAACCCGGTGCCATTCGCCGACGTGGTCACTACCACCACCCACAAGACCCTGCGCGGTCCACGTGGCGGCCTGATCCTGGCTCGCGCCAACGCCGATATCGAGAAGAAGCTGAACTCCGCTGTCTTCCCAGGCGCCCAGGGTGGCCCACTGGAGCACGTGATCGCTGCCAAGGCGATCTGCTTCAAGGAAGCCCTGCAACCTGAGTTCAAGGCTTACCAGCAGCAAGTGGTGAAAAACGCCAAGGCCATGGCCGGCGTGTTCATCGAACGCGGCTTCGACGTGGTGTCCGGCGGTACCGAGAACCACCTGTTCCTGCTCTCGCTGATCAAGCAAGAGATCTCCGGAAAAGACGCCGATGCGGCGCTGGGCAAGGCGTTCATCACCGTGAACAAGAACTCGGTGCCAAACGACCCACGCTCCCCGTTCGTCACCTCGGGCCTGCGTTTCGGCACCCCGGCCGTGACCACTCGCGGCTTCAAGGAAGCCGAGTGCAAGGAACTGGCCGGCTGGATCTGCGACATCCTGGCAGACCTGAACAACGAAGCGGTGATCGACGCCGTGCGTGAGAAGGTCAAGGCTATCTGCAAGAAGCTGCCGGTGTACGGCGCTTAA
- a CDS encoding bifunctional diguanylate cyclase/phosphodiesterase, with product MSNVTPPLSPRAPAVVPGSPLRGTLKGALATLVLLLLGLLFWQLLDQLRETQQQQRQYTIDYTADLAAQVSLNMALNAQIALNLLPIVEQPQTADEQRALVRKLQQSLPELRSLALLSPSGRVLSDSDAGSHDADYLGELVRRSRAQAHYFSNAEDGSVVHLLLHQASGSSRGYWALRLTPSFFSTLTKQADVGLRPLWLVENRLNQQIISRDESLPSSSPTHLSPDDLENTVLTIPLSSSDWQLRGLFDRRQVLEQLLPAFIGKCLLGLAFSLLPVIALLNMRRRQRQLHEGRRRYQDIFEGTGVALCVLDLSGLKAFFERAGLHNGDQLRAWMKTSHQLEQLRQEVHVTEVNQMALKLLNVDSCDQAWQLLVGKGAQEHNPVGSKLLEALLDQHKQLELEIKLQDAHGRDQHLWLVLRLPEKQHDYNAVILSISDITSRKLIELSLLEREGFWSDVVRTVPDHLYVQDVISQRMIFSNHHLGQTLGYDRTELHQMGEYFWEILLHSEDADHYHNLRQEQRRGGYTQLLQCQLRFRHRNGRWRCFDIREQALARDRHDQVTRIIGVAKDVTEQIEASESLRDSEQRYRMLAESISDVIFSTDNKLSLNYVSPSVQAVLGYTADWIFQNGWQSIIANPQQLTGIYSLMDRVSKALDKPEQLAELRNQMQTQLFLFDCLRADGRKIPIELRLVLVWDESGAFEGVLGVGRDISQQRRAEKDLRMAATVFEHSTSAILITDPAGYIVQANEAFSRVSGYAVSQVLDQLPNMLTVDEQQEAHLRYVLKQLQQHSTWEGEVWLKRRNGEHYPAWVGITAVLDDEGDLASYVCFFSDISERKASEQRIHRLAYYDALTHLPNRTLFQDRLHTALQSAERQKTWVVLMFLDLDRFKPINDSLGHAAGDRMLKEMATRLLGCVADDDTVARMGGDEFTLLLQPRASREMALNRAITVAEQILASLVRPFVLEGREFFVTASIGIALSPQDGSELSQLMKNADTAMYHAKERGKNNFQFYQADMNASALERLELESDLRHALEQNEFVLYYQPQFSGDGKRLTGAEALLRWRHPRRGLVPPGDFIPVLEELGLVVDVGDWVITEACRQLRTWHQAKVRVPKVSVNISARQFSDGQLGTRIANILRSTGLPPACLELELTESILMREVSEAMQILAGLKNLGLSIAVDDFGTGYSSLNYLKQFPIDVLKIDRTFVDGLPSGEQDAQIARAIIAMAHSLNLAVIAEGVETHEQLDFLREHGCDEVQGYLFGRPMPANRFEAQFSNDALFMLD from the coding sequence TTGTCCAACGTCACGCCGCCCCTGTCCCCTCGCGCACCCGCTGTCGTGCCTGGCTCGCCCCTGCGCGGGACATTGAAGGGCGCGCTGGCCACCCTCGTGCTGCTATTGCTCGGGTTGCTGTTCTGGCAATTGCTCGACCAACTGCGCGAAACCCAGCAGCAACAACGCCAATACACCATCGACTACACCGCCGATCTCGCCGCGCAGGTCAGCCTGAACATGGCCCTGAACGCGCAAATCGCCCTTAACCTGCTACCGATCGTCGAACAACCACAAACAGCCGACGAACAGCGGGCCCTGGTTCGCAAACTCCAGCAATCGCTCCCTGAATTGCGCAGCCTGGCACTGCTGAGCCCCTCCGGCCGAGTGCTCAGTGACAGCGACGCCGGCAGTCACGACGCCGATTACCTGGGTGAGCTGGTGCGACGTAGCCGGGCCCAGGCACATTATTTCAGCAATGCCGAAGACGGCTCCGTGGTGCATCTATTGCTGCACCAGGCCAGCGGTAGCAGCCGTGGCTACTGGGCCCTGCGCCTGACGCCGAGCTTTTTCTCGACCCTGACCAAGCAGGCCGATGTGGGGCTGCGCCCGCTGTGGCTGGTGGAAAACCGTCTCAACCAGCAGATCATCAGCCGCGACGAAAGCCTGCCCTCGAGCAGCCCTACCCATTTGTCGCCGGATGACCTGGAGAACACCGTACTGACCATCCCCCTGAGCAGCAGCGACTGGCAGTTGCGGGGGCTGTTCGACCGTCGCCAGGTGCTCGAGCAACTGCTGCCGGCCTTCATCGGCAAATGCCTGCTGGGCCTGGCGTTTTCGTTGTTGCCAGTGATCGCGCTGTTGAACATGCGCCGGCGGCAGCGACAGTTGCATGAAGGTCGGCGGCGCTACCAGGACATTTTCGAAGGCACCGGCGTAGCCCTGTGTGTGCTCGACCTGTCGGGGCTCAAGGCCTTTTTTGAGCGGGCCGGCCTGCACAATGGCGATCAACTGCGCGCCTGGATGAAAACCTCTCATCAACTCGAACAATTGCGCCAGGAAGTTCACGTCACCGAAGTCAACCAGATGGCGTTGAAACTGCTCAACGTCGACTCCTGCGACCAGGCCTGGCAACTGCTGGTCGGCAAGGGTGCGCAGGAACACAACCCCGTTGGTTCGAAGCTGCTCGAAGCACTGCTCGACCAACACAAGCAACTGGAACTGGAAATCAAGCTCCAGGACGCCCATGGCCGCGACCAGCACCTGTGGCTGGTCTTGCGCCTGCCGGAAAAACAGCACGACTACAACGCGGTCATCCTGAGCATCAGTGACATCACCAGCCGCAAGCTGATCGAACTCTCGCTGCTCGAACGCGAGGGTTTCTGGTCCGACGTGGTGCGCACCGTGCCGGATCATCTCTATGTGCAGGACGTCATCAGCCAGCGGATGATCTTCAGCAACCATCACCTGGGCCAGACCCTGGGATACGACCGCACCGAACTGCACCAGATGGGCGAGTACTTCTGGGAAATCCTGCTGCACAGCGAAGACGCCGATCACTACCACAACCTGCGCCAGGAACAGCGCCGGGGCGGGTACACGCAACTGTTGCAATGCCAGCTGCGCTTTCGTCATCGCAATGGCAGATGGCGCTGCTTCGACATCCGTGAACAGGCCCTGGCCCGGGACCGGCACGACCAGGTGACACGCATCATCGGCGTGGCCAAGGACGTCACAGAGCAGATCGAGGCCAGCGAATCGCTGCGCGACAGCGAGCAACGCTACCGGATGCTCGCCGAAAGCATCAGCGACGTGATCTTCTCCACCGACAACAAGCTTTCGCTCAACTATGTCAGCCCGTCGGTGCAAGCGGTGCTGGGCTACACCGCCGACTGGATTTTCCAGAACGGCTGGCAATCGATCATCGCCAATCCGCAACAACTGACCGGCATCTACAGCCTGATGGACCGGGTCAGCAAGGCCCTCGACAAGCCCGAACAACTGGCCGAGCTGCGCAACCAGATGCAGACCCAGCTGTTCCTGTTCGACTGCCTGCGTGCCGACGGGCGCAAGATCCCCATCGAGTTGCGGCTGGTGCTGGTGTGGGATGAAAGCGGCGCGTTCGAAGGCGTGCTCGGCGTCGGCCGCGACATCAGCCAGCAGCGTCGCGCCGAAAAAGACCTGCGCATGGCCGCCACGGTATTCGAGCATTCGACTTCGGCAATCCTGATCACCGACCCGGCGGGCTACATTGTCCAGGCCAACGAAGCCTTCAGTCGCGTCAGCGGTTATGCCGTGTCGCAAGTGCTGGACCAGTTGCCCAACATGCTGACCGTGGACGAGCAGCAGGAAGCCCACCTGCGCTACGTGCTCAAGCAACTGCAACAGCACAGCACCTGGGAAGGCGAAGTCTGGCTCAAGCGTCGCAATGGCGAGCATTACCCGGCCTGGGTCGGCATCACCGCCGTGCTCGATGACGAAGGCGACCTGGCCAGCTATGTGTGTTTTTTCAGCGACATCAGCGAACGCAAGGCCAGCGAGCAACGCATTCATCGCCTGGCCTATTACGACGCCCTGACTCACCTACCCAACCGCACGCTGTTCCAGGATCGCCTGCACACCGCGCTGCAATCGGCCGAGCGGCAGAAGACCTGGGTGGTGCTGATGTTCCTCGACCTGGACCGCTTCAAGCCCATCAACGACTCCCTGGGTCACGCCGCCGGTGACCGGATGCTCAAGGAAATGGCCACGCGCCTGCTCGGTTGTGTCGCCGACGACGATACCGTGGCGCGCATGGGCGGCGACGAATTCACCCTGTTGCTGCAGCCGCGCGCCAGCCGCGAAATGGCGCTGAACCGGGCCATTACCGTGGCCGAGCAGATCCTCGCCAGCCTGGTCCGGCCATTCGTGCTCGAAGGCCGGGAGTTCTTCGTCACCGCCAGTATCGGCATCGCCCTGAGTCCCCAGGATGGCAGTGAACTGAGCCAGTTGATGAAAAACGCCGACACGGCCATGTACCACGCCAAGGAACGCGGCAAGAACAACTTCCAGTTCTATCAGGCCGACATGAACGCCAGCGCCCTGGAGCGCCTGGAACTGGAAAGCGATTTGCGCCACGCCCTGGAACAGAACGAGTTCGTGTTGTACTACCAGCCGCAGTTCAGCGGCGATGGCAAACGTTTGACCGGCGCCGAAGCGCTGCTGCGCTGGCGCCATCCACGTCGCGGCCTGGTGCCGCCGGGAGACTTCATCCCGGTACTCGAAGAACTCGGGCTGGTAGTGGACGTCGGCGACTGGGTCATCACCGAAGCCTGTCGGCAGCTCAGGACGTGGCACCAGGCCAAGGTCCGGGTGCCAAAGGTCTCGGTCAACATTTCCGCCCGGCAGTTCTCCGACGGCCAATTGGGCACGCGCATCGCCAATATCCTGCGCAGCACCGGCCTGCCGCCGGCCTGCCTGGAGCTGGAACTGACCGAAAGTATCCTGATGCGCGAAGTCAGCGAGGCGATGCAGATTCTGGCCGGCTTGAAAAACCTGGGACTGAGCATCGCCGTGGATGACTTCGGCACCGGTTATTCCTCGCTCAATTACCTCAAGCAATTCCCCATCGACGTGCTGAAGATCGACCGCACGTTTGTCGACGGCCTGCCGTCCGGCGAGCAGGATGCACAGATCGCCCGGGCGATCATCGCCATGGCCCACAGCCTCAACCTGGCGGTAATCGCCGAAGGGGTCGAGACCCACGAGCAATTGGACTTTTTGCGCGAACACGGCTGCGACGAAGTCCAGGGCTACCTGTTCGGTCGGCCGATGCCGGCCAACCGGTTTGAAGCGCAGTTCAGCAATGATGCGTTGTTCATGCTCGACTGA
- the ettA gene encoding energy-dependent translational throttle protein EttA, translating to MAQYVFTMHRLSKVVPPKREILKNISLSFFPGAKIGVLGLNGSGKSTLLKIMAGVDNEFDGEARPMPDLNIGYLPQEPQLDPSKTVREVVEEAVSVIKDAQARLDEVYAAYADPDADFDKLAAEQAKLEAILQASDGHNLDRQLEVAADALRLPAWDAKVEHLSGGEKRRVALCRLLLSAPDMLLLDEPTNHLDADSVAWLEHFLHDFPGTVVAITHDRYFLDNVAGWILELDRGAGIPYEGNYSGWLEAKSDRLAQESKQQSAHEKAMKEELEWVRKGAKARQSKSKARLQRFEEMQSQEFQKRSETNEIYIPAGPRLGDKVIEFKNVTKGYGDRVLIDNLSFSMPKGAIVGVIGGNGAGKSTLFRMLMGKETPDSGSIEIGETVQLACVDQSREDLDGSKTVFQQISDGSDQIRIGNYEIPSRTYVGRFNFKGGDQQKFVKDLSGGERGRLHLALTLKEGGNVLLLDEPSNDLDVETLRSLEEALLDFPGAAIVISHDRWFLDRVATHILAYEDDSQAVFFEGNYTEYEADRKKRLGEAAAQPHRVRHKKLA from the coding sequence ATGGCTCAATACGTCTTCACCATGCATCGGCTGAGCAAAGTTGTTCCGCCGAAGCGGGAAATCCTGAAAAACATTTCACTGTCCTTCTTCCCCGGCGCCAAGATCGGCGTACTGGGCCTCAACGGCTCGGGTAAATCCACGCTGCTGAAAATCATGGCCGGCGTCGATAACGAATTCGACGGCGAAGCCCGGCCAATGCCGGACCTGAATATCGGTTACCTGCCGCAGGAACCTCAGTTGGACCCGAGCAAGACCGTTCGCGAAGTGGTCGAGGAAGCGGTCAGTGTGATCAAGGACGCCCAGGCGCGCCTCGACGAGGTCTATGCCGCCTACGCCGACCCGGATGCCGACTTCGACAAGCTGGCCGCCGAACAGGCCAAGCTCGAAGCGATCCTGCAGGCCAGCGACGGCCACAACCTGGACCGCCAGCTGGAAGTCGCCGCCGATGCGCTGCGCCTGCCGGCCTGGGACGCGAAGGTCGAGCACTTGTCCGGCGGTGAGAAGCGCCGCGTGGCCTTGTGCCGCCTGCTCCTGTCGGCTCCGGACATGCTGCTGCTCGACGAACCAACCAACCACCTGGACGCCGATTCCGTCGCCTGGCTCGAACACTTCCTGCACGACTTCCCAGGTACCGTGGTCGCGATCACGCACGACCGTTACTTCCTGGACAACGTCGCCGGCTGGATCCTGGAGCTCGACCGTGGTGCAGGCATTCCGTATGAGGGCAATTATTCGGGCTGGCTGGAAGCCAAGTCCGATCGTCTGGCCCAGGAATCCAAGCAGCAGTCGGCCCATGAAAAAGCCATGAAGGAAGAACTGGAATGGGTGCGCAAAGGCGCCAAGGCCCGTCAGTCCAAATCCAAGGCACGCCTGCAACGCTTCGAGGAAATGCAGTCCCAGGAATTCCAGAAGCGCAGCGAAACCAACGAGATCTATATCCCGGCCGGTCCGCGCCTGGGTGACAAGGTCATCGAGTTCAAGAACGTCACCAAGGGCTATGGCGATCGCGTGCTGATCGACAACCTGTCGTTCTCCATGCCCAAAGGCGCCATCGTCGGTGTGATCGGTGGTAACGGTGCGGGTAAATCCACGCTGTTCCGCATGTTGATGGGCAAGGAAACCCCGGATTCGGGCAGCATCGAAATCGGTGAAACCGTGCAACTGGCCTGCGTCGACCAGAGCCGCGAAGACCTGGACGGCAGCAAGACCGTGTTCCAGCAGATCTCCGACGGCTCCGACCAGATCCGTATCGGCAACTATGAAATCCCGTCGCGCACTTATGTGGGCCGCTTCAACTTCAAGGGCGGCGACCAGCAGAAGTTCGTCAAGGACCTGTCCGGTGGTGAGCGTGGTCGCTTGCACCTGGCGCTGACCCTGAAGGAGGGCGGTAACGTCCTGCTGCTCGACGAACCGTCCAACGACCTCGACGTCGAAACCCTGCGTTCCCTGGAAGAAGCCCTGCTGGACTTCCCGGGCGCCGCCATTGTGATCTCCCACGATCGGTGGTTCCTCGACCGCGTGGCGACTCACATCCTGGCGTACGAAGACGACTCGCAAGCGGTGTTCTTCGAAGGCAACTACACCGAGTACGAAGCCGATCGCAAGAAGCGCCTTGGCGAAGCGGCTGCCCAGCCGCATCGCGTACGGCACAAGAAACTGGCCTGA